The candidate division TA06 bacterium genome segment AATCACCAAACTTAATAATTGTCAGAATCCCAATAAAGGAATAACCTGATGACCAGATCTGTTATAATGTTTACATTGTTACTTGGTATCTATAGTATATCGAATGGAGATACGCTGGACGTTAAAACGCCCGGAAAATTTAATGGAAGGTATCATATATCGTTTGGTCTTGTTAATTATTACACTGCCAATGTATTTACATTTCCAAACAACCTGGATAGTACAAGAAACGATAGTTTTAACAGCTTTGATTGTAAAGGATTGTCAGTTTGCCTTAGATATACACTCAACAAAAATGTTGATTTTACTGCCGAATACTGGAGGTGGACTGGAATGTCCGGGAAACCTTATGCAAGAGATTTAATATATCCTAAAGTGGATGGGTTTGGTTTGGGGATACAACATAATATTAATGAATTCTGTGACCTATTTGATCCCATTATCAAAGCCAATATCAATTATTATCGCGAAACAATTGATCAATATACAGATAGTACGGGTTCTATGAATCTGTTTTCAGAGTATACTTTTGGTTTTTGTGCAGTCATTGGTAGTGATTGGAA includes the following:
- a CDS encoding outer membrane beta-barrel protein; translated protein: MTRSVIMFTLLLGIYSISNGDTLDVKTPGKFNGRYHISFGLVNYYTANVFTFPNNLDSTRNDSFNSFDCKGLSVCLRYTLNKNVDFTAEYWRWTGMSGKPYARDLIYPKVDGFGLGIQHNINEFCDLFDPIIKANINYYRETIDQYTDSTGSMNLFSEYTFGFCAVIGSDWKISKHFSIPGTIGYHFIKGNKDFSGLDFNFGVSYNFGK